The Cherax quadricarinatus isolate ZL_2023a chromosome 81, ASM3850222v1, whole genome shotgun sequence genome includes a region encoding these proteins:
- the LOC128699718 gene encoding cuticle protein 8-like — protein sequence MSTKILILLGVAALVAADSRSRETFAYAAPRAFSAESFESGEAKYDFEWSVRDDSSSNDFAHQEARNEDDTKGSYTVQLPDGRLQTVTYYVDGDSGYVAEVTYQGEARYPDSDESREYAPPRPRYLTPDSNESK from the exons ATGAGCACTaag ATTCTGATTCTTCTGGGAGTGGCAGCCTTGGTAGCAGCAGACAGCAGAAGCAGAGAAACCTTTGCTTATGCAGCTCCACGA GCTTTTTCTGCCGAATCGTTTGAGTCTGGTGAGGCTAAGTACGACTTTGAGTGGTCCGTAAGAGACGATTCCTCCAGCAACGACTTCGCCCACCAGGAGGCTCGCAATGAGGATGACACCAAGGGGTCGTACACCGTACAGCTCCCCGATGGTCGTCTACAGACTGTGACTTACTACGTGGACGGTGACTCAGGCTACGTGGCCGAGGTGACTTACCAGGGAGAAGCTCGCTACCCTGACTCTGATGAGTCCAGGGAGTACGCACCACCCAGGCCCCGATACTTAACTCCCGACTCCAATGAGTCAAAGTAA
- the LOC128699849 gene encoding pro-resilin-like: protein MNTKIVLLLAFVVLAVADKRPSFSYGPPQESSDSEEFSAESSEAKYDFNWSVKDDDSDNDFGHQESRDGDNTKGSYYVQLPDGRLQKVTYYVDGDSGYVAEVTYEGEAQYPESEESREYSPPRPRYSAPDSDESNESK from the exons ATGAACACTAAG ATTGTGCTTTTGTTGGCGTTTGTGGTCCTGGCTGTTGCTGACAAGAGACCATCCTTCTCCTATGGACCACCCCAG gagtccagtgactctgaggaATTCTCAGCAGAGTCCAGCGAGGCCAAGTACGACTTTAACTGGTCCGTGAAGGACGATGACTCTGACAACGACTTCGGTCACCAGGAGTCTCGCGATGGTGACAACACTAAGGGGTCGTACTACGTACAGCTTCCCGATGGTCGTCTGCAGAAGGTGACTTACTACGTGGATGGTGACTCAGGCTACGTGGCTGAGGTGACCTACGAGGGAGAGGCTCAGTACCCCGAGTCTGAAGAGTCCAGGGAGTACAGCCCACCAAGACCCCGCTACTCAGCTCCGGACTCCGATGAGTCTAATGAATCAAAATAA
- the LOC128699848 gene encoding pro-resilin-like, producing the protein MNTKIVLLLAFVVLAVADKRPSFSYGPPQESSDSEEFSAESSEAKYDFNWSVKDDDSDNDFGHQESRDGDNTKGSYYVQLPDGRLQKVTYYVDGDSGYVAEVTYEGEAQYPESEESREYSPPRPRYSAPDSDESNESK; encoded by the exons ATGAACACTAAG ATTGTGCTTTTGTTGGCGTTTGTGGTCCTGGCTGTTGCTGACAAGAGACCATCCTTCTCCTATGGACCACCCCAG gagtccagtgactctgaggaATTCTCAGCAGAGTCCAGCGAGGCCAAGTACGACTTCAACTGGTCCGTGAAGGACGATGACTCTGACAACGACTTCGGTCACCAGGAGTCTCGCGATGGTGACAACACTAAGGGGTCGTACTACGTACAGCTTCCCGATGGTCGTCTGCAGAAGGTGACTTACTACGTGGACGGTGACTCAGGCTACGTGGCTGAGGTGACCTACGAGGGAGAGGCTCAGTACCCCGAGTCTGAAGAGTCCAGGGAGTACAGCCCACCAAGACCCCGCTACTCAGCTCCGGACTCCGATGAGTCTAATGAATCAAAATAA
- the LOC128699766 gene encoding pro-resilin-like: MNTKIVLVLGLVVLAVADKRPSFSYGPPQESVDSVEVSAESSEAKYDFNWSVKDDDSDNDFGHQESRDGDSTKGSYYVQLPDGRLQKVTYYVDGDSGYVAEVTYEGEAQYPESEESREAPSYA, encoded by the exons ATGAACACTAAG ATTGTGCTAGTCTTGGGGTTAGTGGTCCTGGCTGTTGCTGACAAGAGACCATCTTTCTCCTATGGACCACCCCAG GAGTCCgttgattctgtggaagtctcaGCAGAGTCCAGCGAGGCAAAGTACGACTTTAACTGGTCCGTGAAGGACGATGACTCTGATAACGACTTCGGTCACCAGGAGTCTCGCGATGGTGACAGTACCAAGGGGTCGTACTACGTACAGCTTCCCGATGGTCGTCTGCAGAAGGTGACTTACTATGTGGACGGTGACTCAGGCTACGTGGCTGAGGTGACCTACGAAGGAGAGGCTCAGTACCCAGAATCTGAAGAGTCTAGGGAGGCTCCCTCATACGCCTAA
- the LOC128699765 gene encoding pro-resilin-like: MNTKIVLVLGLVVLAVADKRPFFSYGPPQVMSQSSEAKYDFNWSVKDDDSDNDFGHQESRDGDNTKGSYYVQLPDGRLQKVTYYVDGDSGYVAEVTYEGEAQYPKSEESREDAPPRPRYSAPDSDESNESK; the protein is encoded by the exons ATGAACACTAAG ATTGTGCTGGTGTTGGGATTAGTGGTCCTGGCTGTTGCTGACAAGAGACCATTCTTCTCCTATGGACCACCTCAGGTAATGTCTC AGTCCAGCGAGGCAAAGTACGACTTTAATTGGTCCGTGAAGGACGATGACTCTGACAACGACTTCGGTCACCAGGAGTCTCGCGATGGTGACAACACTAAGGGGTCGTACTACGTACAGCTTCCCGATGGTCGTCTGCAGAAGGTGACTTACTACGTGGACGGTGACTCAGGCTACGTGGCTGAGGTGACCTACGAGGGAGAGGCTCAGTACCCCAAGTCTGAAGAGTCCAGGGAGGACGCCCCACCAAGACCCCGCTACTCAGCTCCAGACTCCGATGAGTCTAATGAATCAAAATAA